A section of the Chloroflexota bacterium genome encodes:
- a CDS encoding site-specific DNA-methyltransferase: MPEDTRPAAQATKLSVRHPLHDYGSFHDSLRSPIHRWFAYPAGYSHKLVSAKIAENHLNGESLVADPFLGTGTTSLTARLLGIPSFGVEAHPFVYWVSMVKLFVLHDLETIDECLRHLLQDAYILANEIDIEGLWPDLVYKCFTGDNLRKLAALRRLLLAENQNTPCIDFLKLALTATLRIATTAGAGWPYIAPSKYQAKVVDHDAMQAFEKTCVMMMNDVRVVQYLYPTLASYRVERGDARHFDEYLIPESVDLIVTSPPYMNNYDYADRTRLETYFWGIYQNWGDITREVRDHLIMAATTQVRITQMNGTRNCPNIEAVDPEVHAELETIIESLAEMRKVKPGKKTYDSVTAGYFEDMLKVIQGAFRVLKPKAQFVLVLGDSAPYGVHIATDEIIGRLGLSVGFRDYDLEVIRTRGEKWANNSQRHRVPLRESIVTLTK, encoded by the coding sequence ATGCCAGAAGATACCAGACCAGCAGCACAGGCCACGAAGTTGTCTGTGCGTCATCCCTTGCATGACTACGGCTCTTTCCATGATTCTCTGAGGTCGCCGATCCATAGATGGTTTGCATATCCCGCAGGGTATTCACACAAACTGGTCTCGGCCAAGATTGCAGAAAACCATCTTAATGGTGAATCACTTGTCGCTGACCCGTTTCTCGGAACAGGCACTACTAGTTTGACTGCGCGACTCCTGGGAATACCTTCATTCGGGGTAGAGGCTCATCCATTTGTCTATTGGGTCTCAATGGTTAAGCTTTTTGTTCTTCACGACCTAGAAACTATCGACGAGTGCCTACGGCACCTATTGCAGGATGCTTACATTCTCGCAAACGAGATTGACATTGAGGGACTATGGCCAGATTTGGTCTATAAATGCTTTACCGGTGACAACTTGAGAAAATTGGCTGCCTTGCGCCGATTGCTCTTGGCGGAGAATCAGAATACACCTTGCATTGATTTCCTTAAACTTGCATTGACTGCTACGTTGCGGATTGCGACAACGGCAGGGGCAGGTTGGCCATACATCGCTCCTAGTAAGTATCAGGCCAAAGTTGTTGACCACGATGCCATGCAAGCCTTTGAAAAGACATGCGTTATGATGATGAATGACGTGCGGGTGGTACAGTATTTATACCCTACGCTAGCATCTTACAGAGTAGAGCGGGGCGATGCTCGGCATTTCGATGAATACCTCATACCAGAAAGCGTTGATTTGATCGTTACATCCCCACCTTATATGAATAATTATGATTATGCTGACAGAACACGATTAGAGACCTATTTTTGGGGGATTTACCAGAACTGGGGGGACATAACGAGGGAAGTTAGAGATCACTTGATAATGGCTGCAACTACCCAAGTTAGAATTACCCAGATGAACGGAACTCGTAACTGTCCAAACATTGAAGCCGTTGACCCCGAAGTACATGCCGAGCTAGAAACAATTATTGAATCGCTTGCCGAGATGAGAAAGGTCAAACCTGGGAAAAAGACATATGATAGCGTTACCGCAGGATATTTTGAGGATATGCTTAAAGTGATCCAAGGGGCATTCAGGGTGCTCAAACCAAAAGCACAATTTGTTCTCGTGTTGGGAGATTCCGCGCCTTATGGAGTTCATATTGCCACCGACGAGATTATTGGACGATTAGGTCTGTCTGTTGGTTTTCGAGATTATGACCTTGAAGTTATCAGAACACGTGGGGAAAAGTGGGCCAATAATAGTCAAAGGCACAGAGTGCCTCTGCGTGAAAGCATCGTGACTCTGACTAAATAA
- a CDS encoding 2Fe-2S iron-sulfur cluster binding domain-containing protein → MVNLTIDGRKLQAEQGQTILEVARDNGIDIPTLCYNEGVEPYGACRLCLVEISKNGHTRLVTSCLYPIEEGLVINTASERVMANRKMLMELLLARCSGVKVIEDLARKMGVEKPSFKPEYLEKNECILCGLCVRACREVVGTSAISLVNRGVNREVAAPFLETAPDCIGCGSCVFICPTKCIKMEDKGDIRTIHNWKVDFKLKKCKVCGNYFAPEKQLEYIRKKSNLPEDFFDTCPNCK, encoded by the coding sequence CTGGTCAACTTAACCATCGATGGGCGCAAGCTGCAGGCTGAACAAGGGCAAACTATCCTGGAGGTAGCCAGGGATAATGGTATTGACATACCTACCCTCTGCTACAATGAGGGAGTCGAGCCTTATGGGGCTTGTCGCCTTTGTCTGGTGGAGATTAGCAAGAACGGTCACACCAGACTGGTGACCTCATGCCTGTACCCCATTGAGGAAGGCCTGGTGATCAATACCGCCTCCGAAAGGGTAATGGCCAACCGCAAGATGCTCATGGAGCTACTGCTGGCGAGGTGCTCAGGGGTAAAGGTGATAGAGGATCTGGCGCGAAAGATGGGGGTGGAGAAACCATCGTTTAAGCCAGAGTATCTGGAGAAAAACGAATGCATTCTCTGTGGGCTGTGTGTTCGCGCCTGTCGAGAAGTAGTGGGCACCAGCGCCATCAGCCTGGTTAACCGGGGAGTCAATCGCGAGGTGGCCGCACCTTTTCTGGAGACAGCCCCCGATTGCATAGGTTGCGGCTCCTGTGTCTTCATCTGCCCTACCAAGTGCATCAAGATGGAAGACAAGGGCGACATCCGGACGATACACAACTGGAAGGTAGACTTCAAGCTTAAGAAATGCAAAGTGTGCGGGAACTACTTCGCACCGGAAAAGCAACTGGAATACATCAGGAAGAAGTCGAACCTTCCTGAAGACTTCTTCGATACCTGCCCTAACTGCAAATAA
- the pheA gene encoding prephenate dehydratase, with amino-acid sequence MARKLAYLGPPGTFSEEAALKYDDKAELVPFYSVPAVAAAVETGLAEQGVVAIENSLEGSVTDTLDLLIHESKLLIRRELVLPIEHHLLVKPGTTALQIEAVFSHPQALAQCRRFLERCFPKAQVVAALSTTAAVEQMMSSPTPAAAIGNQRAAEIYGSEILARNIQDRSPNLTRFVVLARQDHPPTGRDKTSLCFSFDEDRPGLLHDVLKEFADCHINLAKVESRPSKESLGKYVFLVDLEGHRKDPVISRVLSRVKAKTSLFKVFGSYPRYEEGAEAVFLPTNEATSPGSGQTPKKKTGRRHKPGGA; translated from the coding sequence ATGGCAAGGAAGCTAGCTTACCTGGGGCCGCCCGGCACTTTCTCTGAGGAAGCTGCTCTGAAATACGACGACAAAGCCGAGCTGGTTCCCTTTTACAGTGTTCCGGCTGTGGCTGCCGCTGTGGAAACCGGTCTGGCAGAACAGGGGGTGGTGGCTATTGAGAACAGCCTGGAAGGATCGGTGACCGATACTCTGGACCTTCTCATCCATGAGTCAAAGCTCCTCATCCGGAGGGAACTGGTGCTTCCTATCGAACACCACCTGCTAGTTAAGCCAGGAACCACAGCTCTGCAAATAGAGGCTGTTTTTTCCCACCCTCAAGCCTTGGCCCAATGCCGCCGTTTCCTGGAGCGGTGCTTCCCGAAAGCCCAGGTGGTGGCAGCACTCAGCACTACAGCAGCCGTAGAGCAGATGATGTCCTCCCCCACCCCGGCGGCTGCCATTGGCAACCAGCGGGCAGCCGAGATATACGGATCAGAGATACTGGCCAGAAATATCCAGGACCGCTCTCCGAACCTCACCCGCTTCGTCGTCCTGGCCCGACAAGACCACCCGCCGACAGGTCGCGACAAGACGTCCCTTTGCTTCTCTTTTGATGAGGACCGACCTGGACTGCTTCATGACGTGCTGAAGGAGTTCGCCGATTGCCATATCAATCTGGCAAAGGTAGAATCCCGTCCCTCGAAGGAAAGCCTGGGCAAGTACGTCTTCCTTGTGGATCTGGAAGGACATCGCAAAGACCCCGTTATCAGTCGGGTGCTGAGCAGGGTGAAGGCCAAGACCTCCCTTTTCAAGGTCTTCGGCTCTTATCCCCGATACGAGGAGGGAGCAGAGGCGGTGTTTCTGCCCACTAACGAAGCTACATCCCCAGGAAGCGGCCAAACCCCAAAGAAGAAGACCGGTCGTCGCCATAAGCCAGGCGGAGCGTAG